A genomic stretch from Telmatocola sphagniphila includes:
- the pstS gene encoding phosphate ABC transporter substrate-binding protein PstS, whose translation MRFFWIFLLLLTTLTGCKDARRINAGGASFIYPAMLVWSREYEKLTGVQIDYQSTGSGNGVQQTLAQTINFGCTDAFIKDDLLEKAKQGRGEILHIPLAMGAVVPIYNLPEVNQPLNFTGTLLAEIFMGKVTHWNDPAIKEINPGLELPDREIVPVTRSDSSGTTSIFTDYLSKVSAEWKTKIKSGTTVNWPKGVGQRGNEGVAGHVFRSPYAIGYVELIFAVQNKVSYGKVESRDSTEKNAAHVAKTGLNSNIKERVFLLASLESVSAAADAAFVKIPADLRYSLTNISGPNSYPISGTNWAVLYKSQPEKLAEDIKKFLLWVTEYQGEGQKRVRELGYSPLPERLCNLIKLKLESITIVENSR comes from the coding sequence ATGCGGTTCTTCTGGATTTTTCTGCTGCTTCTAACAACTTTGACCGGTTGTAAAGACGCCCGCCGAATCAATGCGGGAGGCGCCTCATTCATCTATCCGGCGATGCTGGTCTGGTCACGCGAATATGAAAAATTGACCGGCGTTCAGATCGATTATCAGTCCACAGGCTCCGGGAATGGCGTACAGCAAACACTCGCACAGACGATCAATTTCGGCTGTACCGATGCCTTCATTAAGGATGATCTGCTCGAGAAAGCGAAGCAAGGCCGAGGAGAAATACTCCACATACCACTGGCCATGGGCGCGGTTGTGCCCATCTACAATCTGCCCGAAGTCAACCAGCCCTTGAATTTTACCGGGACACTATTAGCCGAAATTTTCATGGGAAAAGTGACCCACTGGAATGACCCGGCCATCAAGGAAATCAATCCCGGTCTCGAACTCCCGGATCGGGAAATTGTCCCAGTCACCCGATCGGACTCCAGCGGAACAACGTCCATTTTCACCGATTACCTTTCTAAAGTCTCTGCCGAATGGAAAACCAAAATTAAATCGGGGACGACGGTGAATTGGCCCAAAGGGGTGGGTCAGCGGGGCAACGAAGGCGTTGCGGGGCATGTCTTCCGATCCCCTTATGCCATCGGTTATGTGGAATTGATTTTCGCCGTGCAGAACAAGGTCTCTTACGGAAAAGTGGAATCTCGGGACAGCACCGAAAAAAACGCGGCCCACGTGGCGAAGACCGGACTTAACTCGAACATTAAAGAACGCGTCTTTCTACTAGCCAGCTTGGAAAGTGTCAGTGCGGCGGCGGATGCCGCGTTCGTAAAAATTCCTGCCGACCTCCGCTATTCGCTCACCAATATCTCCGGGCCCAATTCCTACCCGATCAGTGGCACGAACTGGGCCGTTCTTTATAAAAGCCAACCGGAGAAGCTCGCCGAGGATATTAAAAAGTTCCTTCTTTGGGTCACGGAATATCAGGGGGAGGGTCAGAAACGAGTTCGCGAGCTCGGTTATTCTCCACTCCCCGAGCGACTTTGTAATTTGATCAAGCTGAAACTCGAATCTATTACCATCGTTGAAAACTCCCGATAA
- a CDS encoding coiled-coil domain-containing protein: MNFRGTPLQNEDYEPLREATATGVQTSELREPAPLTPDEILWKEVEARGLVSGRFDPKSFPKLPARTLSSGDYPFAELLELPKDLRDCFRKTLRRATGLFLLSPEINSTESNSLWSELRVLEIQATAPSDVSSVVCHPIRDYHSIQQGEVERHMSLTSIWAQLLEETEKVRSLQGLLGQLSRTREEVSDLIRRELETASEELPLRSQMNRVIESFGEGLQQLEAERSELNAEIVRQTNNLSAYTETLDRLRPFAESRQYLRWWTIRFWKSLFRKDLMPRWQELQKQKAETETRIQDLQELLQKAEKSFEEKKQAEQQEIARLFEQEISERCRVRDQKLSELQNQIDLANLNLDENWRELSKSLNLISVRPRSVEELRIYQQPTSEQLQQSLHESIWAENWQKRFQELPETVKVRRALSSGHSPCVSFEFWQKHLRSDRELAQMIDGVVLKGIPALSVQERAELCDWCDRVIWMEPEEIDRNLEGANRVSRAVDKAGSFASVWNIFDQRRWKKQGGRLIATLEFTSEFHRNRLELESLADNSDIQLAILPPERGATARLVEVRFPENFPLVEAKRILLEELQTILIHTSSPGYCLEATEDMFLLRFTESAWDASLCLSKGICEKLTGLETSAISFEKRAGWNVHSIQSWMNLNLPGRKVSRVFCLETGCNSL; the protein is encoded by the coding sequence ATGAATTTTCGAGGTACTCCACTGCAAAACGAGGATTACGAACCACTTCGGGAAGCTACGGCTACGGGAGTGCAAACGTCCGAATTGCGTGAACCTGCGCCACTAACTCCGGATGAAATTTTATGGAAAGAGGTCGAAGCTCGGGGCTTAGTCTCCGGGAGGTTTGACCCTAAATCATTTCCTAAACTGCCCGCACGTACCCTTTCTTCGGGCGATTATCCTTTTGCCGAACTCCTGGAATTACCGAAAGATCTGCGAGATTGTTTCCGGAAAACACTCCGGCGTGCCACGGGCTTATTCCTGCTGAGTCCGGAAATCAATTCGACCGAATCGAATTCCCTTTGGAGCGAATTGAGAGTTCTGGAGATCCAGGCTACAGCTCCTTCGGATGTTTCCTCGGTAGTTTGCCACCCGATTCGCGACTATCATTCCATTCAGCAAGGGGAAGTCGAACGGCATATGTCGCTCACTTCCATCTGGGCACAACTGCTGGAAGAAACCGAGAAAGTTCGATCCCTGCAGGGACTTTTGGGGCAATTGAGCCGGACGCGGGAAGAGGTGTCTGACCTGATCCGGCGCGAATTGGAAACTGCCTCCGAAGAATTGCCGCTTCGATCTCAAATGAACCGCGTGATTGAGTCGTTTGGCGAAGGGCTTCAGCAACTTGAAGCCGAACGGAGCGAATTGAACGCGGAAATTGTCCGCCAGACCAATAACCTCTCGGCTTACACCGAGACCTTGGATCGCCTCCGACCTTTCGCCGAGAGCCGACAGTATTTGCGCTGGTGGACGATTCGATTCTGGAAGTCGTTATTCAGAAAAGACTTGATGCCGCGCTGGCAGGAGCTGCAAAAACAAAAAGCCGAGACCGAAACTCGGATTCAGGACTTGCAAGAACTGCTTCAAAAGGCGGAAAAATCGTTCGAAGAAAAAAAACAGGCGGAACAGCAAGAGATCGCCCGCTTATTCGAACAGGAAATCTCGGAGCGCTGCCGCGTGAGAGATCAGAAGCTCAGCGAGCTCCAAAATCAGATAGATCTGGCGAATTTAAATCTGGATGAAAACTGGCGGGAACTGAGCAAATCTCTGAATCTCATCTCCGTACGGCCCCGCAGCGTCGAAGAGCTTCGCATCTATCAGCAGCCCACTTCGGAACAGCTTCAACAATCCCTCCACGAAAGCATTTGGGCAGAGAATTGGCAGAAGCGCTTTCAGGAACTGCCTGAGACCGTGAAAGTGCGGCGAGCCTTGTCGAGCGGGCATTCGCCCTGCGTATCGTTCGAGTTCTGGCAAAAGCATTTGCGATCCGATCGTGAGCTGGCGCAGATGATTGACGGAGTTGTGCTTAAAGGAATTCCGGCTCTAAGTGTTCAGGAGAGAGCCGAACTTTGCGATTGGTGCGACCGAGTCATCTGGATGGAACCGGAGGAGATCGATCGAAATCTTGAAGGAGCTAATCGCGTCAGCCGGGCAGTGGACAAAGCCGGATCTTTTGCGAGCGTTTGGAATATCTTCGATCAAAGACGCTGGAAAAAGCAGGGGGGCCGCTTAATAGCCACTCTGGAATTCACCTCCGAATTCCATCGGAATCGACTGGAATTGGAATCGCTGGCCGATAATTCCGATATTCAACTGGCCATCCTTCCTCCGGAAAGAGGGGCAACCGCACGCCTGGTGGAAGTCCGCTTTCCAGAGAATTTTCCATTGGTGGAAGCCAAGCGAATTCTGCTGGAAGAGTTGCAAACGATTTTGATCCATACCAGTTCCCCTGGTTATTGTCTGGAAGCGACCGAAGACATGTTTCTGCTGAGATTTACTGAAAGCGCGTGGGATGCCAGCCTCTGCCTCAGTAAAGGAATCTGCGAGAAATTGACAGGCCTGGAAACATCGGCCATCAGTTTTGAAAAACGGGCGGGCTGGAACGTCCACTCGATCCAATCCTGGATGAATCTCAATCTTCCGGGCCGAAAAGTCTCCCGAGTATTTTGTCTGGAAACCGGCTGCAACAGCCTGTGA
- a CDS encoding Dabb family protein, with translation MFTRRLLLALVMAFGLQFSSASAEDPQIVHMVYFSLKEPTKANKEAMVAGCKKYLKDIDGIVYFSSGIRGEAFARDINDKEFDVSLNIVFKNKAAHDKYSDHPKHLEFIKEFKDQMAKVRVFDSEVK, from the coding sequence ATGTTTACCCGCAGATTGTTGTTGGCTCTGGTCATGGCCTTCGGTTTGCAATTTTCCTCGGCATCCGCGGAAGATCCCCAAATCGTACACATGGTTTATTTCAGTTTGAAAGAACCGACCAAGGCTAACAAGGAAGCCATGGTCGCCGGTTGCAAGAAGTATCTCAAAGATATCGATGGCATCGTCTACTTCTCTTCCGGCATTCGCGGTGAAGCGTTTGCTCGAGATATCAACGACAAAGAATTCGATGTCTCGCTGAACATCGTTTTCAAGAACAAGGCTGCTCACGATAAATATTCGGATCATCCGAAGCATCTCGAATTCATTAAGGAATTCAAAGATCAGATGGCCAAAGTTCGAGTGTTCGATTCTGAAGTCAAATAA
- a CDS encoding HAD-IA family hydrolase: MRIPLVIFDFDGTMVRTLPLAMEIFNQLAPVHNFQPIQDFEALRSLPTKAFFRQQGIRIWKLGRFVKGFQEEMQKRAQEIQPVQGLPEVLANLRKDGHRLGILSSNAELHIRERLRFFGIEDCFELISSYPKLFGKAKMLKRISKTLDISRAEVAYIGDEYRDMEAARKAGVRPVAVSWGYHSSALLSDAKPEVIVDTPAALLEWIQRENR; the protein is encoded by the coding sequence ATGCGAATTCCTTTGGTAATATTCGATTTCGACGGCACCATGGTCAGGACCCTGCCACTGGCCATGGAGATTTTCAATCAACTCGCCCCCGTTCATAATTTTCAGCCGATTCAAGATTTTGAAGCCCTACGAAGTCTTCCCACCAAAGCTTTTTTTCGGCAGCAGGGGATTCGGATCTGGAAGCTCGGTCGATTCGTTAAAGGCTTTCAGGAAGAGATGCAGAAGCGTGCCCAGGAGATTCAGCCCGTTCAGGGGCTGCCCGAAGTCCTGGCGAACTTGAGGAAAGATGGCCATCGGCTCGGAATACTTTCCTCTAATGCCGAGCTGCATATTCGGGAACGCCTCCGATTTTTCGGTATCGAAGACTGTTTTGAGTTGATCTCCAGTTATCCGAAACTGTTCGGTAAAGCGAAAATGTTGAAGCGAATCTCCAAAACGCTGGATATCAGTCGCGCTGAAGTGGCGTACATTGGGGATGAATACCGGGATATGGAAGCGGCTCGGAAAGCGGGCGTGAGACCGGTTGCTGTGTCTTGGGGATATCATTCGAGCGCCTTGTTGAGTGACGCTAAACCGGAAGTCATAGTCGATACGCCAGCCGCCTTATTGGAATGGATTCAGCGGGAAAATAGATGA
- a CDS encoding 3'-5' exonuclease, which yields MSLNTRFLAIDFETADNGRDSACAVGLVRFVGGEIVDRKQFLIRPPRRNILYTYIHGIKWEHVKDQPNFAELWPLLEVEFRETDCLVAHNAGFDAAVLKGCCTTAGVPLPVTPFICTVVLARKAWRVYPTKLPDVCRYLDIHLKHHDALSDAEACARIVIAAQKAGRDHLIKVPSAPATPTLAKKLF from the coding sequence ATGAGCCTGAATACCCGATTTTTGGCTATCGATTTTGAAACGGCTGATAACGGGCGCGATAGTGCCTGTGCGGTTGGTCTGGTGCGGTTCGTGGGGGGAGAAATCGTCGACCGCAAGCAGTTTTTAATTCGGCCTCCCCGTCGCAATATCCTCTACACCTACATTCACGGCATCAAATGGGAGCACGTTAAAGATCAACCCAATTTTGCCGAACTCTGGCCGTTACTGGAAGTCGAATTTCGGGAAACCGATTGTCTGGTAGCCCATAATGCCGGATTTGATGCGGCGGTACTCAAGGGCTGCTGCACGACGGCCGGCGTACCTTTGCCGGTCACGCCATTCATTTGCACAGTCGTTCTGGCCCGTAAAGCCTGGCGAGTTTACCCCACCAAGCTACCGGATGTTTGTCGGTATTTGGATATTCATCTGAAACATCACGACGCCCTTTCTGACGCCGAGGCTTGTGCTCGAATTGTCATTGCTGCGCAGAAAGCCGGTCGCGATCACCTGATCAAAGTTCCCAGTGCTCCCGCGACACCGACCCTAGCGAAAAAACTTTTCTGA
- the groL gene encoding chaperonin GroEL (60 kDa chaperone family; promotes refolding of misfolded polypeptides especially under stressful conditions; forms two stacked rings of heptamers to form a barrel-shaped 14mer; ends can be capped by GroES; misfolded proteins enter the barrel where they are refolded when GroES binds): protein MAAKQLTYSDEARQKLLAGVSKLAKAVRSTLGPRGRNAVLDKGWGSPTVTKDGVSVAEDIELSDPYENMGAQLVKEAASKTSDVAGDGTTTATVLAEFIYREGLKAIAAGHDPMGVSRGIQKGVDAVVEELKAMAQKIDANSEKEITEVASIAANNDKEIGAKLAHAMKLVGATNGVITVEEGKTPETEVIVVQGMQFDRGYLSPHFVNNQESVTCEFENPYILIFEDKISNVKDLVPILEAVSKKKEPLVIIAEDVEGEALATLVLNKLKGILQVVAVKAPGYGDRRKEMLQDIATLTGGKAIFKDLGIQLQNVKIEDLGRAKKVKIDSENTTITEGAGEKKAIDGRAEMIRKQIKVTESEYDREKLQERLAKLAGGVAQLKVGGATETAMKERKALYEDSLHATRAALAEGTVPGGGVALLNARKALDKIKLTGDEEVGARTLFRALEMPTRMIAENAGKDGTVVVSHILRKNDANWGYNADTDKYEDMRKAGVIDPVKVTRSALQNGASVACLLLTTESCIADIPEPKGEGGGDHHGGHGGMDGMGGMGGMGGMGGMPGMGMM from the coding sequence GTGGCAGCCAAGCAATTGACTTACTCGGATGAAGCCCGCCAGAAATTACTGGCTGGCGTTTCAAAATTGGCCAAAGCCGTGCGATCCACGCTCGGGCCTCGCGGTCGAAATGCCGTGCTGGATAAAGGTTGGGGCTCGCCGACCGTGACCAAGGACGGCGTCAGTGTCGCTGAAGACATTGAACTGAGTGATCCTTACGAAAACATGGGGGCTCAGCTCGTAAAAGAAGCCGCTTCTAAAACCTCGGATGTGGCTGGTGACGGCACCACTACGGCGACCGTTCTAGCAGAATTCATCTATCGAGAAGGTTTGAAGGCGATTGCCGCCGGTCACGACCCGATGGGTGTTTCCCGCGGTATCCAAAAGGGTGTGGATGCTGTGGTCGAAGAACTGAAGGCCATGGCTCAGAAAATTGACGCCAACAGCGAAAAAGAAATTACGGAAGTGGCGAGCATCGCCGCCAACAACGATAAAGAAATCGGCGCCAAGCTGGCTCATGCCATGAAACTGGTCGGTGCGACCAACGGCGTGATCACCGTTGAAGAAGGCAAGACTCCCGAAACCGAAGTTATCGTTGTTCAGGGTATGCAGTTCGACCGGGGTTATCTCTCGCCGCACTTCGTCAACAATCAGGAATCGGTTACCTGCGAATTCGAAAATCCTTACATCCTGATCTTCGAAGACAAGATTTCCAACGTTAAAGACCTGGTACCTATTCTGGAAGCGGTTTCCAAGAAGAAAGAACCGTTGGTTATCATCGCCGAAGACGTCGAAGGCGAAGCATTGGCTACGCTCGTGCTGAATAAGCTCAAGGGCATTCTGCAGGTTGTGGCCGTGAAGGCTCCGGGCTACGGCGATCGTCGTAAGGAAATGCTGCAGGATATCGCAACCCTCACGGGTGGAAAAGCGATCTTCAAGGATCTGGGAATTCAACTCCAGAACGTCAAGATCGAAGACCTCGGCCGAGCCAAGAAGGTCAAGATCGACAGTGAAAACACTACGATCACCGAAGGCGCAGGCGAAAAGAAGGCGATCGACGGTCGCGCAGAAATGATTCGTAAGCAGATCAAAGTGACCGAAAGCGAATACGATCGTGAAAAGCTGCAGGAACGGCTGGCGAAACTCGCCGGTGGTGTTGCTCAGCTGAAGGTCGGCGGGGCAACTGAAACGGCCATGAAAGAACGCAAGGCACTGTACGAAGACAGCTTGCACGCAACACGCGCTGCGTTGGCCGAAGGAACGGTTCCCGGCGGTGGTGTGGCTCTTTTGAATGCTCGCAAGGCTCTCGACAAGATCAAGCTGACGGGCGACGAAGAAGTTGGGGCCCGCACTTTGTTCCGCGCTCTCGAAATGCCGACCCGCATGATTGCCGAAAACGCTGGCAAGGACGGCACGGTTGTGGTTTCCCACATCCTTCGTAAGAACGATGCAAACTGGGGTTACAACGCTGATACCGACAAGTATGAAGATATGCGAAAAGCGGGTGTGATCGATCCGGTCAAGGTGACCCGCAGCGCTCTCCAGAACGGGGCTAGCGTAGCTTGCCTGCTGCTGACTACCGAAAGCTGCATTGCCGATATTCCGGAACCCAAGGGTGAAGGTGGCGGTGATCATCATGGCGGTCATGGTGGCATGGACGGCATGGGTGGTATGGGCGGAATGGGTGGCATGGGCGGAATGCCCGGCATGGGAATGATGTAA
- the groES gene encoding co-chaperone GroES encodes MSVNLKPLDDRIVVEPLEAEEKTAGGILLPDTAKQKPQRGKIVAAGPGKLSETGSRLALAVKVGDEVLYGKYSGSEVEVGGKEFKILREGDILAKLA; translated from the coding sequence ATGTCCGTGAATCTGAAACCTCTCGACGATCGAATCGTAGTTGAACCTCTGGAAGCGGAAGAAAAGACGGCGGGCGGCATTCTGCTCCCCGATACCGCTAAGCAGAAGCCGCAGCGTGGCAAAATCGTAGCCGCTGGTCCGGGCAAGCTGTCCGAAACTGGCAGCCGACTGGCTCTGGCTGTGAAGGTTGGCGATGAAGTTCTGTACGGCAAGTACAGCGGCAGCGAAGTCGAAGTGGGCGGCAAGGAATTCAAGATTCTCCGCGAAGGCGATATCCTCGCCAAGTTGGCCTAA
- the groL gene encoding chaperonin GroEL (60 kDa chaperone family; promotes refolding of misfolded polypeptides especially under stressful conditions; forms two stacked rings of heptamers to form a barrel-shaped 14mer; ends can be capped by GroES; misfolded proteins enter the barrel where they are refolded when GroES binds) produces the protein MAKQLLYTDEARKKLLSGAEKLAHAVGVTLGPTGRNVIIDKSFGGPTVTKDGVTVSKEIELQDPFENMGAKLVNAVAQKTSDIAGDGTTTATILGLAIYQEGLRNITAGANPMAIKRGIDKAVEEVVKNLNDKLTRKLTSKEEMQHVAAISANNDPAIGKLMADAFEKVGKDGVITVEEGKTSETTLEFVEGMQFDKGYISPYFAVNTPDLKVEFEDALILIYEKKLSNVRDMLPLLQKVAETRKPFLIIAEDVESEALAVLVVNKLQAGFPVCAVKAPGFGDRRKAMLADIATLTGGTFISEDLGIKLENVTVDQLGRAKRVIVEKEGTTIIDGLGNKKALEDRIKQIRTQMSQTESEYDKEKFSERLAKLTGGVAIVRVGGATEAEMKQTKGRVEDALHATRAAVAEGIVPGGGTALLRSVVVAEKVAESLKGDERLGAEIVARAMTKPIRTIAENGGKDGAVVADEVLFQGGDNLNIGFNANTGEYVDMFKAGIVDPTRVTRSALQNAASIAGLMLTTEVMITKIDEDDKKSRVLGAVV, from the coding sequence ATGGCAAAGCAACTCCTTTATACCGACGAAGCTCGCAAGAAGCTTTTGAGCGGCGCTGAAAAGCTGGCTCATGCGGTGGGCGTTACGCTCGGCCCAACAGGCCGCAACGTGATCATCGATAAGTCGTTCGGCGGCCCCACCGTCACCAAGGACGGCGTGACAGTCTCCAAGGAAATTGAACTTCAGGATCCATTCGAAAACATGGGCGCCAAGCTCGTGAATGCTGTCGCTCAGAAGACTAGCGACATTGCAGGGGACGGTACCACCACCGCCACTATCCTGGGCCTGGCCATCTATCAGGAAGGCCTCAGAAACATCACCGCCGGTGCCAATCCCATGGCTATAAAGCGCGGTATCGATAAGGCCGTTGAAGAAGTCGTCAAAAACCTGAATGACAAGCTCACCCGCAAGCTGACCAGCAAGGAAGAAATGCAGCATGTGGCTGCTATTTCCGCCAACAACGACCCGGCAATCGGTAAATTGATGGCAGATGCATTCGAGAAGGTGGGCAAAGACGGCGTCATCACCGTTGAAGAAGGCAAGACCAGCGAAACAACTCTGGAATTTGTCGAAGGCATGCAGTTCGACAAGGGTTACATCAGCCCTTACTTTGCTGTGAACACTCCCGATCTGAAAGTGGAATTCGAAGACGCTTTAATTCTCATCTACGAGAAGAAGCTTTCGAACGTCCGCGACATGCTGCCTTTGCTGCAAAAGGTGGCGGAAACCCGCAAGCCGTTCCTGATCATCGCGGAAGATGTTGAAAGCGAAGCTTTGGCTGTTCTGGTTGTGAACAAGCTGCAGGCTGGCTTCCCGGTTTGTGCCGTAAAGGCTCCCGGCTTCGGCGACCGTCGCAAAGCGATGCTCGCGGATATCGCCACGCTGACCGGCGGTACCTTCATCAGTGAAGATCTGGGTATCAAGCTCGAAAACGTGACCGTGGATCAACTGGGCCGCGCCAAACGCGTGATCGTCGAAAAAGAAGGCACCACGATCATCGATGGGCTCGGCAATAAGAAGGCTCTGGAAGACCGAATCAAACAGATTCGCACTCAGATGAGCCAGACGGAAAGCGAATACGACAAGGAAAAGTTCAGCGAACGCCTGGCCAAGCTGACGGGTGGTGTTGCTATCGTTCGTGTCGGTGGGGCCACCGAAGCCGAAATGAAGCAGACCAAGGGCCGCGTGGAAGACGCACTGCACGCAACTCGTGCCGCGGTCGCCGAAGGTATCGTTCCGGGCGGCGGAACGGCGCTGCTCCGTAGCGTAGTGGTGGCCGAGAAGGTTGCAGAATCGCTGAAGGGCGACGAGCGGCTGGGGGCAGAAATCGTGGCTCGGGCCATGACCAAGCCCATTCGCACGATTGCGGAAAACGGCGGCAAGGACGGAGCCGTGGTCGCCGATGAGGTGCTGTTCCAAGGGGGCGACAACTTGAACATCGGCTTCAACGCCAACACGGGCGAATACGTCGATATGTTCAAGGCCGGTATTGTCGATCCCACCCGCGTGACCCGTAGTGCATTGCAAAATGCCGCGAGCATTGCCGGTCTGATGTTGACAACCGAAGTTATGATTACGAAGATCGATGAAGACGATAAGAAGAGCCGCGTTCTGGGCGCTGTCGTCTAA
- the dnaJ gene encoding molecular chaperone DnaJ: protein MAGKRDYYEVLGVTREASTEIIVKAYRKLAREYHPDRNIGNKDAEHKFKEVNEAHEVLSNDEKRAVYDRYGHSGLEGGMGGAGFGGFGGGAGDVFSDLINGFFGGGQQRRRGPQEGRDIQMVLDVTLREAAKGIKKDVVIPRLETCVDCRGAGTKTGKKVQCRNCGGKGEVYLSHGFFQVRQACRSCNGSGSTISDPCPSCRGQGKVEEKRKLEVNIPAGVDTGVRLQLRGEGEAGDPGAVRGDLEIVIRVGEDPDFKRDGNHLITVVPITYSQAALGASIEIPTLLGKTMLEIPRGTQTHTELRVSGEGMPSLRGNRKGDLRVLAIVETPTKLTPRHEELLRELAGIEQKHVSPERKTFFDKLKGFFGNEEKKDED from the coding sequence ATGGCCGGTAAACGCGATTATTACGAAGTACTCGGCGTTACGCGAGAAGCCTCGACGGAAATAATCGTCAAGGCCTACCGTAAGCTTGCACGCGAGTACCATCCCGATCGTAATATCGGTAACAAAGACGCCGAGCACAAGTTCAAGGAAGTCAACGAGGCCCACGAAGTCCTCTCCAACGACGAGAAACGCGCTGTTTACGACCGTTATGGTCACAGTGGCCTCGAAGGCGGCATGGGGGGAGCGGGCTTTGGAGGTTTCGGAGGCGGTGCCGGTGATGTCTTCTCCGATCTGATCAACGGATTTTTCGGAGGTGGACAGCAGCGCCGACGCGGACCGCAGGAAGGTCGGGATATCCAGATGGTACTGGATGTCACTCTGCGGGAAGCGGCGAAGGGCATCAAGAAAGATGTCGTCATTCCGCGCTTGGAAACCTGTGTCGATTGCCGGGGCGCCGGCACGAAAACGGGCAAGAAAGTCCAGTGTCGAAACTGCGGAGGAAAAGGGGAAGTCTACCTAAGCCACGGCTTCTTCCAGGTCCGTCAGGCCTGTCGATCCTGCAACGGCAGCGGTTCGACAATCAGCGATCCCTGTCCCAGCTGTCGCGGTCAGGGCAAAGTTGAGGAAAAACGCAAACTCGAAGTGAATATTCCCGCCGGAGTCGACACGGGTGTCCGACTTCAGCTGCGGGGTGAAGGCGAAGCCGGCGATCCCGGGGCGGTTCGGGGCGACCTGGAAATCGTCATCCGAGTGGGAGAAGATCCGGATTTCAAACGAGACGGTAACCACCTGATAACGGTTGTACCCATCACCTACAGCCAGGCCGCGCTGGGAGCTTCGATTGAGATACCCACCTTGCTGGGTAAAACGATGCTTGAGATTCCCCGCGGTACACAAACCCACACAGAACTTCGCGTAAGCGGCGAGGGAATGCCCAGTCTGCGCGGCAACCGCAAGGGAGACCTGCGAGTTCTCGCCATTGTGGAAACTCCCACGAAGCTCACCCCGCGTCACGAAGAACTGCTTCGCGAGCTGGCGGGAATCGAACAGAAGCATGTTTCCCCCGAGCGGAAAACATTTTTCGACAAACTCAAAGGATTCTTCGGCAACGAAGAGAAAAAAGACGAAGACTAA
- the grpE gene encoding nucleotide exchange factor GrpE, with the protein MAKEETKSPQVEVPPEENATTPEVTEMKNRLEKAEQQNIELLRTLAEFQNTRKREARDLEIERKFSHSKLANDLLPALDNLERALGAARQAGDKSPLVMGVMATQMQILDILRRHGITPIEAQGQSFDANFHQAVTTRQTADIPANHVLEVLQKGFMIHDRVLRPASVVVAQMPTVPVEKNGGE; encoded by the coding sequence ATGGCAAAGGAAGAAACGAAGTCACCGCAGGTCGAAGTTCCTCCTGAGGAGAACGCGACTACTCCGGAAGTGACCGAAATGAAAAACCGGCTGGAAAAAGCAGAGCAGCAGAATATCGAACTGCTTCGAACGCTTGCTGAATTTCAAAATACCCGCAAGCGGGAGGCCCGCGATCTGGAAATCGAACGAAAGTTCTCCCACTCCAAACTGGCGAACGATCTCTTACCGGCGTTGGATAACCTGGAGCGGGCCCTGGGCGCCGCCCGGCAGGCCGGCGATAAGAGTCCGCTCGTGATGGGAGTCATGGCCACGCAGATGCAGATTCTGGATATCCTTCGTCGACATGGGATTACACCCATCGAAGCGCAGGGACAGAGTTTCGATGCCAATTTCCATCAGGCCGTGACGACTCGGCAAACCGCGGATATCCCGGCCAATCACGTCCTGGAAGTTCTCCAAAAGGGCTTCATGATTCACGATCGCGTCCTACGTCCGGCCAGCGTCGTGGTCGCCCAAATGCCTACCGTTCCCGTTGAAAAGAATGGAGGAGAATGA